From a single Pongo pygmaeus isolate AG05252 chromosome 12, NHGRI_mPonPyg2-v2.0_pri, whole genome shotgun sequence genomic region:
- the TMSB10 gene encoding thymosin beta-10 has protein sequence MADKPDMGEIASFDKAKLKKTETQEKNTLPTKETIEQEKRSEIS, from the exons ATGGCAGACAAACCAGACATGGGGGAAATCGCCAGCTTCGATAAAGCCAAGCTGAAGAAAACGGAGACGCAGGAGAAGAACACCCTGCCAACCAAAGAGA CCATTGAGCAGGAGAAGCGGAGTGAAATTTCCTAA